Below is a genomic region from Jiangella gansuensis DSM 44835.
GCCGTCCGGGCAGCCGTCCTGGTCGCGTTCGACGCCGCGGCCCGGTTCGGCACCTGCCGGCTGCTCGGCGAGACCACAGCGGCCGACCGCCCCGATCCCATCCGGCTGACGCTGGAGGCGCTGCTCCCCGACGACGCCGGCACCGCCGCCGTCGTGCTGGCCGCGGCCTGGCGAGCCGCGCTGCTGGAGACCGCCGGCGGCGCACCGGCCGCCGCGGGCCGCCGAGCCCTCGAGTTCCTGCTCAGCGGCTGAGGCGGCCCAGGCGCTCGACGGCCTCCTGCAGGACCTCGTCGCGCTTGCAGAAGGCGAACCGGACCAGCGACCGGGCGGCGTCGGGGTCGTCGTGGAATGCCGAGACCGGGACGGCGGCGACCCCGGCCAGCTCCGGCAGCCGCTGGCACAGCTCGACGCCGTCGTCGAAGCCGAGCGGTACCGCGTCGGCGACGACGAAGTACGTGCCGCGCGGCACCGACACCTCGAAGCCGGCCGCCCGCAGCCCGTCGCACAAGAGGTCGCGCTTGGCCCGCAGGTCACCGGCGAGCGTCCGGTAGAAGTCGTCGCCCAGACCCAGGCCCACCGCCACCGCGGGCTGGAAAGGCCCGGCGTTGACGAACGTCAGGAACTGCTTCACCGCCCGGACGGCCGCGACGAGCTCGGCCGGGCCGTGCAACCAGCCGACCTTCCAGCCGGTGACCGAGAACGTCTTCCCGGCCGAGGAGATGGTGATGGTCTGCTCGGCCAGGCCGGGCAGCGTGGTCATCGGGAGGTGGACGCCGTCGTCGTAGACCTGGTGCTCGTAGACCTCGTCGGTGACGACGACGGCGCCGTGCTCGCGTGCCAGCGCCCCGATCAGCTCGAGCTCGGTGCGGTCGAACACCTTGCCTGTCGGATTGTGCGGCGTGTTGACCAGGACCACTCGGGTCCGCGGGCCGAACGCGGCCCGTAGCTCCGCCTCGTCGAGGGCGAAGCCGGGCCAGCGCAGCGTCACGGTCTTGCGGACGGCGCCGGCCAGCGCGATGGACGCGGCGTAGGAGTCGTAGACGGGGTCGAAGGTGACGACCTCGTCGCCGGGCTCGCACAACGCCAGGATGGTGGCCGCGATGGCCTCGGTCGCGCCGGCCGTGACCAGCACCTCGGCGTCGGGGTCGACGTCGAGGCCGTAGAAGCGCTTCTGATGCTGGGCCACCGCTTCGCGCAGCACCGGGACGCCGGGGCCGGGCGGGTACTGGTTCTGACCGCCGTGGATGGCCTCGCTGGCCGCGTCGAGCAGTTCGCGCGGTCCGTCGGTGTCGGGGAAGCCCTGCCCGAGGTTGATGGCACCGGTCCGGGTGGCCAGCGCGGTGATCTCGGCGAAGATCGTGGACGTGAACGGGCGCATCCGCTCTACGAGGGCTGGTCGGCGTGGTGGCACGGGTTCACGGTAGCTCACGGCCGTGCCGCACAATGGTGGGTGACATCCCGCGAGGAGGACACCGTGAGCCGCTTGACCGTGTGGAACGACACCGACCCCAGTACCCCCGTGCTCGACACCACCGACGCGGCCGCGATCACCGCCGAACTGGCCGCCCTGGGCGCCCGGTTCAGCCGCTGGGAGATCCAGGAGCTGCCCGACGACCCCACCCAGGACGACGTGCTGGCTGCGTACCGTTCCGAGATCGACGACGTCATCGCCAAGGAGAAGTACACGCTGGTCGACGTGCTGCGGCTGGACCCGGCGCAGGACGACTACGACGAGAAGGCCCCGGCCGCCCGGCAGAAGTTCCTGCAGGAGCACCAGCACGACGACGACGAGGACCGCTTCTTCGCCTACGGCTCCGGCATCTTCTACCTGCACGCGGGCGGCAAGGTGTTCGCCGCGTTCTGCGAGGCCGGGGACCTCATCTCCGTCCCGGCCAACACCACGCACTGGTTCGACATGGGTACGAACCCCGAGTACATCTCGGTGCGCTTCTTCCACGACGAGGACGGCTGGGTCGGCGACTTCACCGGCAGCGACATCTCCAGCCGGTTCCCCACCTACGACGAGATCGCCGCCACCCCCGTCGGCGGCTGAACGCGGGCCATCGCGGCCGCGGATCACGAGGCATACAACACCAGGCGTTCTCCCGCCTCACCAGGCAAGCATTCCTGGTGAGGCGGGAGTAGCCATGCCGAACGTGATCAATGGGGAGCACCGGGTCAACGCGGTCATTCGGGGCGCCCACCAGAGTGTGAGACGGCGGTCTCGTATGATGGTCGCTGCCGCGCGCCGTGGCGCTGCCGCCGATCCGACCCGAAGAGGACACCCCATGCGCATCAGTGCTCGCTCCGCCCTGGCCGGAACCGTCCCCGCGGTGCTGCTCGTCACCATGGCGGCCTGTTCCTCCGACTCCGGGTCCGGCTCCGGCGACGGTGGCGGCAACGGCGGCGAGATCGTGCTCATCACCCCCACGCCCATCGGCTCGAACAACTTCCTGCAGTTGGCCCGCGAGGGCGCCGAGGCCGCCGGCGAGGCCAACGACGTCGACGTCGAGGTGTACGAGAGCACCGACCCGGCCAGCATCCAGCAGAACATCGACGCGGCCGTCCGCGACCGCGTCGACATCGTCGTCGGCGTGTCGTTCAGCGTGCAGGACCAGTTCGCCACCTCCGCGATCGACAACCCCGACCAGCAGTTCCTGCTCGTCGACGCCTGCCCGGACGAGCAGCCGGCGAACCTCTCCTGCGCGGTCTTCCGCGAGCACGAGGCCAACTATCTGGCCGGCGTCGAGGCAGGCCTGCTCACCCAGAGCGGCGCGGTCGGGGCCGTCGCCGCCGTCGACGACCCGTTCGTGCACCGCTGGATCGACCCGTTCTTCGCCGGCGCGCAGAGCGTCAACCCGGCCGTGACCACCACCGTGCAGTACGTCGGTGGCGACAACCCGTTCGGCGACGTCGCCCGGGCCAAGGCTCAGGCCGAGATCATCGCCGGCGGCGGCGCCGACTACGTGAACGCCGCCGCATCCGGCGGCAACTCCGGGGTGTTCGAGGCCGCGGCCGAGAACGGCATCTTCGCCTTCGGTGTCGACACCAACCAGTGCCCGCTGTCCCCCGGTGTCATCGTCGACAACTCCCTCAAGCGCGTCGACGTCGCGCTGCAGTCCGCGGTCGAGGAGATCCTCGGCGGCAACGCCGGCGGTTTCCAGTCGTACGGACTGGCCGAGGACGGTGTCGGTCTGACCGGCCTGCAGGAGGGCGTCGAGGACAGCGAATGCCTCATCGCCGACCACCCGGAGATCCTCGAGCAGGTGGCGGCGGTCCGCGACCAGATCGTGTCCGGTGAGATCGTCGTCGCGGACCCGGTCGAGGCGGGATGACCAGTCCCGCCGTCGAGCTGGTCGGCATCGGCAAGCGGTTTGGCACGGTCGTCGCCAACGACGACGTCCACCTCACGCTGCGCCGCGGCGCCGTGCACGCCGTCATGGGCGAGAACGGGGCCGGCAAGTCGACCCTGATGTCCGTGCTCTACGGGCTGTACCGGCCCGACAGCGGGCACATCGTGCGCGACGGCCGGCGGGTGGAGTTCACCAGCCCACTCGACGCCATCGCCGAGAAGCTCGGCATGGTGCACCAGCACTTCCGGCTGTTCGAGTCGATGACGGTCGCCGAGAACGTCGTGCTCGGTCAGGAGCCGCGCCGGTCCGGCTTCGGCCGGCGCGGCCTGATCGATCGCGACGCCGCCGCGGCCAGGGTGCGTGACCTGGCCGAGCGCTACGGCCTCGTGGTGGACCCGCGGGCCCGGGTCGGCTCCCTGTCGGCGGGGGCACGGCAACGCGTCGAGATCCTCAAGGCGCTGCACCGCGAGGCGGAGGTGCTCATCCTCGACGAGCCGACCGCGGTGCTGACGCCGGGCGAGGTGCGCTCGCTGTTCTCCGTCATCCGCCGGGCCGCCGACGACGGCGCCACCGTCGTCCTGGTGACCCACAAGGTCCACGAAGTGCTCGACGTCAGCGACGAGGTGACGGTGCTGCGCGACGGCAGGGTCACCGCCCACGTGCACACCGCCGACACCACTGCCGGTGAGCTGGTCACGGCCATGACCGGCCGCGAGGTCGTGCCGGCCCGCAACACCGGCACGGGGGAACCGGGCGAACCGGTGCTCCAGGTCGAGCACCTCGCCGTCAGCGACGGCGAGCGCACCCTCGTCGACGATGTGTCACTGACGGTGCGCCGCGGCGAGATCGTCGGCATCGCGGGGGTGTCCGGCAACGGCCAGCACGACCTCGTGGCGACGCTGCTCGGCACGCACCGCGCCGCCGCCGGGACCGTCCGGATCGCCGGTCACGACGGCACCGCCGTGTCGGTGCGCGACCGGCGGGCTCTGGGGGTGGCCGCCATCCCCGAGGACCGGCGCGGTGAAGGGACCGCCGTCACGCTGTCGGTCGCCGAGAACCTGGCCCTGGGCCACCACCGCACCCCGCCCATCGGCTCCAGCCGTGGACTGCGCCGTGGCTGGATGTCCGGCCGGGCCGTCCGCGACTCGGCGCGCCGGCTGATCGCCGAGCACGACATCCGCACCGCCTCCGAGCAGTTGCCCGTGGGCACGCTGTCCGGCGGCAACGCGCAGAAGCTGGTGGTCGCGCGCGAGCTGGCGCACGAGGCGCCCCTGCTGATCGCCGAGCAGCCCACACAGGGCGTCGACATCGGCGCCATCGAGGCGATCCACCGCCGGCTCATCGAGTACCGCGACGCCGGCAACGGCGTCCTGCTGGTCTCGCACGAGATCAGCGAGCTTCTCGCGCTGGCCGACCGGATCCTGGTCATGCTGGGCGGCCGGGTCGTCGCGCACTTCGACCGGTCCGAGGCGACCCCGGAGAACATCGGCGCGGCCATGTCCGGCGCCGCGAGCACCACCTCGGCGGTGACGCCATGACCGGCACGGCCACCACCGATCCGGCCACCGAGCCCGCACCCGCCGGCCGGCCGAGCCTGCTGCGCACCGCCGTCCGGCACCCCGCTCTCGTGCCCGTCGGCGCCGTCGTCGTGGCCGTCCTGGTCGGCGCCGTCGTCATGCTGGCGTCGGGGATCGACCCGATCCGCGCCTACACGGCCGTCATCGAGGGCGCGCTGGCCACCGACAACCTCGACTACACGCTCTCGGTGTTCGCGCTGATCTGCGGCATGGCGCTGGTGTTCGCCATCCCGCTGCGGATGGGCGAATACAACCTCGGCGGCAACGGCCAGGTGGTGCTGGGCGGCATCACCGCCGCCGCGGTGGGGCTGTACGCGCCGCTGCCCGGCGTGCTGCTGGTGGCCGTAGCGATCCTGGCCGGCGCCGCCGCGGCCGCGGTGTTCGCGGCCATCTCCGCGCCGTTGTCGGAGCGGCTGCG
It encodes:
- a CDS encoding pyridoxal phosphate-dependent aminotransferase → MRPFTSTIFAEITALATRTGAINLGQGFPDTDGPRELLDAASEAIHGGQNQYPPGPGVPVLREAVAQHQKRFYGLDVDPDAEVLVTAGATEAIAATILALCEPGDEVVTFDPVYDSYAASIALAGAVRKTVTLRWPGFALDEAELRAAFGPRTRVVLVNTPHNPTGKVFDRTELELIGALAREHGAVVVTDEVYEHQVYDDGVHLPMTTLPGLAEQTITISSAGKTFSVTGWKVGWLHGPAELVAAVRAVKQFLTFVNAGPFQPAVAVGLGLGDDFYRTLAGDLRAKRDLLCDGLRAAGFEVSVPRGTYFVVADAVPLGFDDGVELCQRLPELAGVAAVPVSAFHDDPDAARSLVRFAFCKRDEVLQEAVERLGRLSR
- a CDS encoding 1,2-dihydroxy-3-keto-5-methylthiopentene dioxygenase — encoded protein: MSRLTVWNDTDPSTPVLDTTDAAAITAELAALGARFSRWEIQELPDDPTQDDVLAAYRSEIDDVIAKEKYTLVDVLRLDPAQDDYDEKAPAARQKFLQEHQHDDDEDRFFAYGSGIFYLHAGGKVFAAFCEAGDLISVPANTTHWFDMGTNPEYISVRFFHDEDGWVGDFTGSDISSRFPTYDEIAATPVGG
- a CDS encoding BMP family ABC transporter substrate-binding protein, giving the protein MRISARSALAGTVPAVLLVTMAACSSDSGSGSGDGGGNGGEIVLITPTPIGSNNFLQLAREGAEAAGEANDVDVEVYESTDPASIQQNIDAAVRDRVDIVVGVSFSVQDQFATSAIDNPDQQFLLVDACPDEQPANLSCAVFREHEANYLAGVEAGLLTQSGAVGAVAAVDDPFVHRWIDPFFAGAQSVNPAVTTTVQYVGGDNPFGDVARAKAQAEIIAGGGADYVNAAASGGNSGVFEAAAENGIFAFGVDTNQCPLSPGVIVDNSLKRVDVALQSAVEEILGGNAGGFQSYGLAEDGVGLTGLQEGVEDSECLIADHPEILEQVAAVRDQIVSGEIVVADPVEAG
- a CDS encoding ABC transporter ATP-binding protein, coding for MTSPAVELVGIGKRFGTVVANDDVHLTLRRGAVHAVMGENGAGKSTLMSVLYGLYRPDSGHIVRDGRRVEFTSPLDAIAEKLGMVHQHFRLFESMTVAENVVLGQEPRRSGFGRRGLIDRDAAAARVRDLAERYGLVVDPRARVGSLSAGARQRVEILKALHREAEVLILDEPTAVLTPGEVRSLFSVIRRAADDGATVVLVTHKVHEVLDVSDEVTVLRDGRVTAHVHTADTTAGELVTAMTGREVVPARNTGTGEPGEPVLQVEHLAVSDGERTLVDDVSLTVRRGEIVGIAGVSGNGQHDLVATLLGTHRAAAGTVRIAGHDGTAVSVRDRRALGVAAIPEDRRGEGTAVTLSVAENLALGHHRTPPIGSSRGLRRGWMSGRAVRDSARRLIAEHDIRTASEQLPVGTLSGGNAQKLVVARELAHEAPLLIAEQPTQGVDIGAIEAIHRRLIEYRDAGNGVLLVSHEISELLALADRILVMLGGRVVAHFDRSEATPENIGAAMSGAASTTSAVTP